The following are encoded together in the Clostridium sp. BJN0013 genome:
- a CDS encoding amino acid permease, whose amino-acid sequence MESSVEQTNELKRGLKARHLNMIAIGGAIGTGIFLALGATINQAGPGGALVAYGCIGIMVYFLMTGLGEMATYMPVSGSFGVYATKFVDPALGFALGWNYWYNWAITVAAEMVAGALIMKYWLPGVPAIVWSVCFLAVIVLLNLLSAKAYGESEFWFAGIKVVTVIVFILVGVATIIGIFNGNPVGLKNFTVGEAPFVGGFKSIFLVFLIAGFSFQGTELVGIAAGESENPEKTIPKAINSIFWRILIFYIGTIFVVGAIIPYMNAGVDTSPFTLVFKKAGIAGAASLMNAVILTSVLSAGNSGMYASTRMLYSMAKDKKAPAWLAKVNSRGVPVNSLILTTIVASACFLTGLYAESTVYVWLVAASGLAGFVAWLGIAICHYRFRKAYVAQNRDFGRLKYKAKLFPLGPIIALVLCIIVILGQGITYFEANNIDWSGVVSSYIGLPLFLGLWIWYKKKYKTKVIDLKEVDFDSIEKEIKL is encoded by the coding sequence ATGGAAAGCTCAGTAGAGCAAACTAATGAACTAAAAAGAGGGCTTAAAGCTAGACATTTAAATATGATTGCCATAGGAGGAGCTATTGGAACAGGAATATTTTTAGCATTAGGTGCTACTATTAATCAGGCAGGTCCTGGAGGAGCGCTGGTAGCTTATGGTTGTATAGGAATTATGGTTTATTTTTTAATGACTGGCTTAGGAGAAATGGCTACTTATATGCCGGTTTCAGGCTCTTTTGGTGTTTATGCCACTAAATTTGTAGATCCGGCTTTAGGATTTGCATTAGGATGGAATTATTGGTACAATTGGGCAATAACTGTAGCTGCAGAAATGGTAGCAGGAGCACTTATAATGAAATATTGGTTGCCAGGTGTACCAGCTATTGTGTGGAGTGTGTGTTTCTTAGCTGTAATAGTTTTATTAAATTTATTATCTGCAAAAGCCTATGGAGAATCGGAATTTTGGTTTGCAGGCATCAAAGTAGTAACCGTTATCGTTTTTATATTAGTAGGAGTAGCAACTATTATAGGTATATTTAATGGAAATCCAGTAGGACTTAAAAATTTTACAGTAGGAGAAGCACCTTTTGTAGGAGGCTTTAAATCTATATTCCTAGTATTTTTGATTGCAGGTTTTTCTTTCCAGGGTACTGAATTAGTAGGTATAGCTGCGGGAGAAAGCGAAAATCCAGAAAAGACCATACCGAAAGCTATTAATAGTATATTTTGGAGAATACTAATATTTTATATAGGAACAATATTTGTAGTAGGTGCCATAATTCCGTATATGAATGCAGGAGTTGATACAAGTCCTTTTACTTTGGTATTTAAAAAGGCTGGTATAGCAGGAGCTGCATCTCTTATGAATGCGGTTATATTGACTTCAGTGCTGTCAGCAGGAAACTCTGGAATGTATGCCTCAACTAGAATGTTGTATTCTATGGCTAAAGATAAGAAAGCACCTGCCTGGCTGGCGAAAGTTAATTCAAGAGGAGTACCTGTAAATTCATTGATACTTACAACAATAGTGGCATCTGCATGTTTTTTAACAGGGCTTTATGCCGAAAGTACAGTGTATGTTTGGCTGGTAGCAGCTTCAGGTCTTGCAGGATTTGTAGCATGGCTTGGTATAGCAATTTGCCATTATCGTTTTAGAAAAGCTTATGTTGCTCAAAATAGGGATTTTGGAAGATTAAAATATAAGGCTAAATTATTTCCTTTAGGACCTATAATAGCATTGGTGCTTTGCATTATAGTTATCTTGGGACAAGGTATTACTTATTTTGAAGCTAACAATATAGATTGGAGTGGAGTAGTTTCGTCTTATATAGGGCTTCCACTATTCTTAGGGCTATGGATATGGTATAAGAAAAAATATAAGACTAAAGTAATAGATTTGAAAGAAGTAGATTTTGACAGTATTGAAAAAGAAATTAAATTATAA